GTCCGGGTAGAAGAAGTCATAGACCTGTGCATTGGACGGGAACTTGTTGATGGCCGGGTCCATCACGTCGGGGCCGGCACTGATGCCATGCACGGAGATGTAGGGCACCTTGTTCGGATCGATGGGCCCTCTGGGCCGCAGCTCGCACATGCCGCAGCGCTCGCGCATCCGTGACCGCTCCGCGCCATTCGTCCGGTCAGCCGCCGTGGTCGGCGTGGGGTTCAGGACGGACGTTGGAGCAAGCGTGGCCGCGAAGAAGGCCTGCACTGTCGGCCCCTCGGTCAGGAAGGAGCCCGCATCCGAGCCACCGTCAGCGCCCGCATCCGCGACAGACCCCGTCCCCGAGTCATGCCCGCCGCCCGAACCCGCATCGGCGCCCGCGTCCGAACCCGCGTCGGCGCCTCCGTCCGAACCCGCGTCACCACCACCTCCTCCGCCACCACCACCACCGTCCGAACCTGCGTCGGCGCCCGCGTCCGAGCCAGCGTCGGCGCCCGCATCCACCCCTGCGTCAATGCCTGCGTCCACCCCCGCGTCGTCGTCACAGGTGGCGGTCTCGGTGAACTCCTGCTCCGGAGGCGGACAGCCCGCGTCTCCGGCGTCACCCGCATCTCCGGCGTCACCGGCGTCAGCGCCTCCGTCACACTCGTCACAGACCTCGGGCTCCTCCTCGTCCTCGATGGACATCCCCTCGTGCCACTGCTCCGTGCTCACGGTGCCCTCGTCCTGCGCGAGGCAGGCCGACACGCCGACGGTGAGCACGAGCATCGCCAGGAAGAGCGCGCGTGCAGCGAGGGGACTGGCGGTCGGGGGTGGCGGTGGCTGGGAAACCAGCATGGGATTGTCCTGGAAGGAGAAGGAGCTGCGCGCCCCCACGAGCATAGGACAACCAGGGACACCTCACCAAGCTTTCCTGGAAATACACGATAAACACACCCCACCGACATGACCGACGACAAGGCCCGGTGATATGAGCCGCTGTCCAGAACCGGGGCTCACCCGCGAGTCACCAACAACCCTGCGCCCGGTCTGAAGAGTCATCATGTTTGATTTCGAGGGAATCGTCCGAAGCCGCTGCTCGATTCGCCGCTTTCTCCCCACCCCGATTCCTCGCGAGCTGCTCGAGGAGGCGTTGTCGCTCGCGCAGCTCGCGCCCTCCAACTCCAACATCCAACCCTGGCGTCTCTTCCTCACGGAGGGTGAGCGCACGGAGCAACTGCGCCAGGCGCTCATGGCGGAGGTCATAGCCAATCCGCGGGAGCTGGCCCCGTTGCCACCGTCTTTTCAGGCGCATCGCCGTGCGCTGGGGGGCATCGTCTACGGCGCGATGGGGGTCGCCCGCGACGATGATGCCGGAAGAGCGCTGGCCTCGCGGCGCAACTACGAGTTCTTCGGCGCGCCCATGGTCGGCATCCTGTGCATGCACAAGGATCTCGGCCTCGTGGATGCGGTGGGCGTCGGGATGTACCTCCAGACGCTGGTCCTGGGACTGACGGCGCGCGGTATCGGAACCTGTGTCCAGGCCGCGTTGACGACGTATCCAGAAGTCCTTCGCCGTGAGCTCGCAATCCCAGACGAGCTGGTCATCCTCTGCGGGCTGTCCTTGGGGTATGCGGATTCTGACTTTCCAGCGAACCACCTCAAGATAGCGAAGCACCCCGTGGAGACGAATGTGTCGATTCTCGGCCCGGAGATGCGCTCGGACACCTGAGCGTGAGACGCGGCCTCGGATGCCAGGAGGTGGCAGCCTGCAGCCTCCTCCCGGGTGGGGGTGGAGTCCCTGGCTGTGGTTCCTCGTCGCGGCCGTGGCCTGTGTGTGCATCGTCCTGCTCCTCTGGCGCAGGTAGGCCCCCAGCCGCGCTCGGTGCCGGCGAACTTCACGGCCTCCGCGGTCTCCAGCAGTCAAATCGCGAAGGCGCGCCGCCCAGCCGCTCGCGGGGCCCTGAAGGGAGGTACGGGCGGGCGTCCTGGCCCGGGCCGTCGAGTGTCACATCCGCCACGGCACGCCACTTTCCGGAGTGACTGCGTGGCCGTCTGGCCATGTGCCCCCCAGAAACCCAGGAGCCGCACACCATGAAGCGCTTCAACCTCCATGCGAATTGCAAGCCCCTCACGCGTTGTCTCCTCGCGTTCAGCCTGCTGCTGGGTGCCTCCTCCGCCCTGGCCGAGCCCCGCTGGGGCGAGTTCAAGAAGGACAAATGCACGGCGGTGGGACTCCGCCAACACTCCGCCGTCCTCCATGACATCAAGGGCTCCTGGGAGGATGCCTGCTTCAAGACAAGCGCCACCATCGACGGCCACACCTTCGCGCGTCCGGCCCGCTGCAAGAACGCCACATTCAATATGTGGGGCGAGTTCGACGTCCCGGACCCGGGCTGCATGCCCCACTGGGGCGACTTCAAGGCGGATCACTGCGTGGGCGTGGGACTGAAGCAGTACTCGGCCGTCCTCTGGAACATCAAGGACTTCTCCTGGGAGGACGCCTGCATGACCATGCCCGCGGAGATCAACGGCGTGCAGTACGACCGCCCCACACGGTGCAGGAACGTCGGCATCAACATGTGGGGTGAGTTCGACGTCCCGGACAGGGCCTGCGGCCCGGAGCCCATCCCGTGAGCGCCCGAGCGCCGAAAGGTATCGCCATGAAGCCCCACTCCCACCGACTCATGAGCATCCTCGCGGCCCTGCTGCTCGCGGGCACCGCGCAGCTGGCCGAGGCTGAGACGCGGGTGCGAATCGTCACCTGGAACGTCCACCCGCGCAGCATTGGCGGAGAGACGCCCGAGAGCCGGATGACCCGCATGCTGGCCTTCGCCCGGACCCAGAACGTCGCCATCATCGCCTTCCAGGAAGTGCCCCGCTCCCTCTTCAACGCCCCGGCCCGGATGGATCCGCTGGTGAACGCCGCGACGGCAGCGGGGTATGAGATGGCGGCCCTGCCGAGCGAGTACCCCAACACTCCGGGCCGGACCCCCACCTCCACCATCCACAATGCCTACATGGTGTTCTACGACCCGAACGTCGTTGCCCCCAGCAATGTCCCGGCCGACGCCAATCCGGTGATGACCTTCTTCCACCCGGAGCTCTTCACCCAGGGGCCCCTCAACCAGGCACGTCCCCCGGCCACCCTCACCTTCGACGTGCAACACGCGGATGGCACCACCACTCCGCTGCACCTGCTCTCGTGGCACAACGAGGCCGGCACGCTCGCCCGTCAACACGTCGCCCAGCTCGAGCAGGCCATCCACACGCACCTGGTGACGCAGCAGGGAAGCTGGGTCGTCGTGGGGGACTTCAACGTGGCGGACTCGACCCAGGAGATGGAGGACCTGGACAGGGACTTCGAGCAGCTCACCCACGATGAAACGGGCATCGACCACATCCTGTCCAACGCAACCATCACCAACGTCATCAACGACGACCCGGCCACCGCGATTGACCCCCAGTTCCGAAGCGATGGGCGGCATCTGGCCCTGTTCGGGGAGCTGAACATCCAGGGCGCGTCACGCTGAGCCGGGGTGAGGCTGAAGGGCCCGACGTGTCTTGAGCTTCGTGCGGTGTACGGAAGCACCGGGCCTTCCGTACGCCGCGACTCAACGCGGGCAGCGAGAATGCGCCGCGGCGTGGAGCGAGGCGTCGACATGGGCTCCGCCGAAGCTGAAGGTCAATCCGAGTCGTCGATGTTCCACTGGTCGTCGTGGGTCTCCTGCTTGCCCTTGGGCCGCAGGTGCGCGAACGACAGGGTGAGCTCCACCTCGAAGTCACGCGCCTGCGGGGGCTTGCCCAGGAAGATGTACCGCGTCTTGTTGCGGATGCAGGCGTTCAACATCGCCACGGGCGCGGGGTCCACCTTCCCATCCGTGCCCTGACCGTCGGGGCCGAACTTCGCGCGCAGCCGGTAGCGCCGGGGAATGTCCTGCTTGCGCAGGATGGCCTCGCTGCCACAGAAATCGTAGGCCCTCAGGCGCTTCGCCAGCTGCTGGGTGCCCCAGGCCTCGTTCGTCTGGGGCGCGCGCGGGGCGGGCTTCGGCACCGAGGGCGGGGACACGGGCGCAGGAGCCACGGTCTGTGGAGCTGACGGGCTCTGCGCTGGAGCCTGCGGAGCGGGACGAAGTACCTCCTGGGCCACGGACCTGGCGACGGGCGATGGAGGCGGGGCGGGCGCGGAGCGCACTGGGTCGGGCCCGCGGATCAGGGTGAACGCGATAACCCCCGCGAGGAACATCACGACGACCGCTCCGCCGGAGACGAGCAGCACCAGCCAGGGCCCTTGCTGTGGACGGGGCGGGGAAATGGGAGCAGCCCGCTGCGGAACCCCGGGCCTTGGCCGCGTGGCGCCGCAGTGGCCGCATACCGGCTCTTCAGCGAGCGACTTCAGGAAGGGAGCGCCACAGTGGAAGCATCGAGGAGCGATAGCCACGCCCCTACTCTATTACGCCCCGGCCACATGCGTGACGGCACCCGGCACGAGCCTCCACCCGGAGTGCGGGCCCGTCCCCCTTCATGCTAGACGAAGCCGTTACCCCGCGATTCCGGAGCATCCCATGACGACACTTCTTCGAAATGCACTCGCCCTCGTCCTCCTGTTCGTCTCCTCGTCCGCGCTGGCCTCGGAGACGTTCGTCCAGGGACGCATGGCACTCCGCGCCTGCGAATACGCCAGCTCCTATGAGGCGGAGGTGGGGCTGTCCTACCGGAACTACACCCTGCCCTGGGGCACCTCCGTGTACCTCGTCTACGGCTGGGGCGGGAGCGCCAAGGATGGCAGCAACCCGTTCGACTGGGCCAACACGCAGACCCTCGCGGTCTCCGCGTCGGCGCCGTACACCTGGAGCACCACCGTGCGGGAGACCACCTCCACCCGCAGCGGGTCCACCCTCCTCACGCACATCGACTTCGTCTGGAAGGTGGTCCTCCCGAACGGCTACGAGTTCTACGAGAAGGGCAATGGCTCCACCTGGGGCTACTACACGGCCAACCTCTCGCAGATCCAGGAGAGCCCGTGCGCCTCGTCCCCCAACTTCCCCAGCACCCCGACGTCCCTCACCGTCACGTCCGTCGAGAAGTGGTGACACCCGCTGAAGCTGTCTGAAAGACCGAGGCCGGAAGTCGCTGGAGTCAGCGGCTTCCGGCCTCGGTGTTTTCAAGCCTGAGGGGCCGGCGCCAGCCTCCTCGCGGGGGCCGACGCCGCCGTGGCGTGGAACTACGGGACGGTCGCGGTCAGCGACACACCCGTGAACGACGTGTAGCCGCGCACGGAGACGTACCAGGTCCCCGCGGTGGGGTTGGCGAACGAGCAGGTCTCGGCGTTGCCGCTGAGGTACGGGCGGCAGTTGTACGTGGTCGTCGTCGGCTGCGAGCCGCTGCGCACGTAGAGGTCCGCGTCACCCGTGCCGCCGGTCTGCGTCACCGTGAGGCTGGTGGTGCCCGCCGGGACGGTGATGGCGAAGTGCTGGAAGCTGCCGCTCGCGCCCGACAGGCCGGTCCGGGAGAGCAGCGTCGTCGTGGGCGGAGGCGTGCCGCTGATCTTCGAGGTAATCCAGCTCTCGAAGGACGACACGCGCGAGTAC
The genomic region above belongs to Pyxidicoccus trucidator and contains:
- a CDS encoding esterase/lipase family protein — translated: MLVSQPPPPPTASPLAARALFLAMLVLTVGVSACLAQDEGTVSTEQWHEGMSIEDEEEPEVCDECDGGADAGDAGDAGDAGDAGCPPPEQEFTETATCDDDAGVDAGIDAGVDAGADAGSDAGADAGSDGGGGGGGGGGDAGSDGGADAGSDAGADAGSGGGHDSGTGSVADAGADGGSDAGSFLTEGPTVQAFFAATLAPTSVLNPTPTTAADRTNGAERSRMRERCGMCELRPRGPIDPNKVPYISVHGISAGPDVMDPAINKFPSNAQVYDFFYPDNRHPMETADCLRNAIVQARRAHSGTTVQVVAHSLGALIATGADHSLADDEWMPTEVPTNCGFMKKVRGRHRKGFVLEPAPSPSQLDLRMTLIDPVFQGFTDAPLIVSDCLPGRGDLTAGSALMQTLNTRPTFSRQRRVFYASDPSDDTARDLTEFDDDDLELICKAIRGENVHTRKFGLINAWNAVKNLRVGPGGKKLKDALGCSCSAARIKELAAQAAPRLPGKHTDILDDVLF
- a CDS encoding nitroreductase → MFDFEGIVRSRCSIRRFLPTPIPRELLEEALSLAQLAPSNSNIQPWRLFLTEGERTEQLRQALMAEVIANPRELAPLPPSFQAHRRALGGIVYGAMGVARDDDAGRALASRRNYEFFGAPMVGILCMHKDLGLVDAVGVGMYLQTLVLGLTARGIGTCVQAALTTYPEVLRRELAIPDELVILCGLSLGYADSDFPANHLKIAKHPVETNVSILGPEMRSDT
- a CDS encoding endonuclease/exonuclease/phosphatase family protein, encoding MKPHSHRLMSILAALLLAGTAQLAEAETRVRIVTWNVHPRSIGGETPESRMTRMLAFARTQNVAIIAFQEVPRSLFNAPARMDPLVNAATAAGYEMAALPSEYPNTPGRTPTSTIHNAYMVFYDPNVVAPSNVPADANPVMTFFHPELFTQGPLNQARPPATLTFDVQHADGTTTPLHLLSWHNEAGTLARQHVAQLEQAIHTHLVTQQGSWVVVGDFNVADSTQEMEDLDRDFEQLTHDETGIDHILSNATITNVINDDPATAIDPQFRSDGRHLALFGELNIQGASR